The Eriocheir sinensis breed Jianghai 21 unplaced genomic scaffold, ASM2467909v1 Scaffold1254, whole genome shotgun sequence genome includes a window with the following:
- the LOC126989643 gene encoding lysosomal alpha-glucosidase-like produces the protein MWPPLATAPSVPWWAILTELLLLLLLLTRLPWKDMNEPSNLWSRSHHSCQQNNLERPPFLPPVVRDSLFCHTVCMSARHYIGLHYNLHNLYGLSETSATNASLQ, from the exons ATGTGGCCACCCCTGGCCACAGCCCCAAGTGTTCCCTGGTGGGCCATACTcactgagctcctcctcctcctcctcctcctcacccggctgccgtggaag GACATGAATGAACCCTCAAACCTCTGGTCCAGGAGTCACCACAGCTGTCAGCAGAACAACTTGGAGCGTCCGCCCTTCCTGCCGCCAGTGGTCAGAGACTCTCTCTTCTGCCACACGGTCTGCATGTCGGCAAGGCACTACATCGGACTCCACTACAACCTCCACAACCTCTACGGACTGTCAGAGACGAGTGCCACCAACGC